The nucleotide window TCGTGATCGGTCGCCGCCTCCGTCTCCGCCGGGCGATCCACCGGCGCGTCCGACGCCGTGCTCGTCGCGGGTGACGTCGTAAAGACGTACCGGTCGACACGACCGGAGGCGATCGCCGTCGCGAGCGCGAACACCGCCAGTCCGACGACGAACAGCGTGCCCCCGACGAGAAGCTGTGGTGTCGCCAGGACCGTACTCACGCCGGCGACGATGCTGAGAAACCCCGTCGCCATCGTGATCGCGAACAGCACCGACCGGCGCTCGTCGCCGTCGTCGAACCACTGTATCGTGGTATTCGTTTCCATGGCATGCGATAGGGCGAATATCTACTTATAAGTCACGGTAAAATTCGGTCCGTCAGTGCGTGAATCGACGACACGCGTCAGACGTCGCGGAACAGCGCCATCACGTCGCCGAAGTCGATCCGGCCGTTCCGGTTGAAGTCGTATGCGATCGGATGGTCGGTCACGACCGGGTCGTCGATGTGCTGGAACAGTACGACGACGTCGGGGAACGCGACCGTCCCGGAGCCGTCAAGATCCTCGCGCTTCCAGTCGTCGTCGATGTCCTGGGGCGTCGTGCCGTCGATGGGGTCGACGTCGATGTCGATACTCTGGACGGTCGCCGGGTCACGGATCGGCTGGTACGCACCGCCCTGCAGGCCCTGGATCTCCTCGGCGTGGGGGGCCACCGCGGTGGTCCCGCCCTCGTGAGTCCGAAGCGTGAAGCGGGCCAGCGTGATCGGGCCCGACCCGGGCGAGATGTCGTCACCGGGGGCGGCGGCCTTGACCTCGACGCGCATGCCCGCCTCGGTGTGGTTAGTCTCGGTCAGCGCGAACGCATCGGTGACAGACACGTTCTCGACGGTGGCGACACTCGCGTTGCCCGTCCGAACCTCGAACAGCGCCCCCGAGAGCCCGTGGGGCACGTCGGTCACCACGATTCGGCCCGTGACGGTTGCTTCGTCGGGGACCTTCTCGGCGTCGAGACGAACCGACAGCGTCGGGCGGTCGATCTGTGGCCCGTCGACGCCGCGCAGCACCGGTCGACCGGCCGTCGTTTGCCAGGTCTCCTCGAAATCAAACGCGAGCGTCGTGGTGGCGTTCTGGCCGCTCAGCGCCGCCGTGTCGACGGGCGTCGCGGCGTCGACTGGCGCAGAGACGACACCGCGGTCGACGTAGACGTCTTCCAGGAGGTCAGCCCGGGTGGCGTCGTGGTCGATCGCCGCGACGACCGCGTGGTCGTCGGCACCGGGCAGCGGCGTCGCGACCACGGACCGGACGACGGTCCCGCCGTCGTAGAGGTTCGCCACCAGGCCAGCGACGTCCTCCTCGCCCGTGACACGACCGGTCGCGTAGCTGTCGACGATCGGCGCGCGGGCGTAGCCCACCAGGCCACCGACCGTCTGGCGACCCGACACTGGCCCGATCGCGTAGGATCGCTCGACGGGCGTCGCCGTGGTCCCGACCAGCCCACCGACGGGGCCACTGGCGGCCTCGACCTGGCCCGCGGCGCCGGAGTTGTAGATGCCCGCTGGCCGGTAGAACCGGGGCGACCGGGCCTGCTCGTCGGGGAACCGATCGGCCTGACCGACCAGGCCGCCGGTGGCCTGGCCACCCTGGACGGTCACGTCGGCGAACGAATCGGCGATCCGACCGCGACTCTTCCCGGCGATCCCGCCCACAGTCGCGTGATAGTCGGCGCCCTCGAGGGTCCCGGTGGCCTCGACGTTCGTGAGCACGCCCTGATTCTCGCCGACGATCGCGCCGAGGTTGCTCTCGGCAGTCCCCGTGACGTCGGCTCGGGTGTCAGTGATCCGCCCCTCGTTGACGGCAGCGACGCCGCCAGCCGTCAGGTGGGCCGTCACGGTCCCGGAAACAGTCACGTCGTGAATCTGTCCCTCGTGGGCCCCAACGAGCAGGCCGGCACCGGCGACCGACCCCAGCCACGCTCCCGACCGCTCGTCGACGGTCGCGTTCGCGAGCGTGAGGTTCCGGATGGTCCCGTCGGGGTCGGTCGCAGCGAAGAGGCCGTCGACCGCGACGGTCGCGTTATCGATCGTGTGATTGTTGCCGTCGAAGGTTCCCCGGAAGCCGACGGATTCGGGGTCGTCGTAGCGCTCGTCGTGGAGATCGACCGCACGCTGCTCGTACAGCGGCAGGTCCGAGGGGCCCGCCCAGTCGGCAGTCTCACTCGCGTCGATGTCGGCCGTGAGCGCGTAGTGGGCGGTGGGATCGCGCTCGACGGCGAGCAGGTCACGCGCCGAGTCGATCCGGTATGGGTCCGTCGCGGTCCCCGACCCCTCCAGATCGCCGAGCGCCTTCATGACGGTCACCGACCGGCGGGCGGTCGCCGTCGTGCCCTCGGGGCCGGTCGCGGTGACGCGGACGGTGTAGTTCCCGACCGCGGGGAACGCGTACGCCAGGCTGGCGTTCGACCGGTCGATCGTCTCCTCGACCGGCGTCCCGTCGATGGTCTGGCCGGAGACAGTCCACTCGGTCGCGGTGATCGAGCCGACCAGTGGCTCGGCGCGCACGCGGACCGGGTCGTCGGTCATCGTTCGGTTCCCGACGGTCCGAAGCTGGATCGATTCGAGTGACTCGGGGTCGCCGGACTCCCAGTCGAGGACCGGGAACGATGCGGTCGTCCGGTAGCCATCGCCCAGATCGAGGCTCGCAGCCGCCTCACCCGTCAGTGCGTCGCGTGCGACGGCCGTTCCGATCCCACCGGGTGCGCCGTCACGGTCGAGATAGTAGCCCGAAATCGGCGTGTCGTCGTTGCGCTGGCCGATCAGCGATCCGGTCGCACGCTCGCCGGAGACCTCACCGAGCGCGTAAGTGTGATCGACCGGGCCGAGCGATCGCGCCCCGATGGCGACCGGCAGGTCCGATGCAGCGTCGGTCCCGGCGGACTCGACGACACCGACGAGGCCCCCGACACCGGCCTGCCCGCGGACCGACCCGGTCGCGTACGCGGCCTCGATCGACCCGTCGAGCCGTCCGACCAGGCCGCCGACCGCGCCGACGCCTTCGACGCTTCCGGTCGCGGCGCTGGCGTACACCACGTCGTCGGCCTCCCCGACGAGTCCACCCGCGCTGGCCCGCTGGCCGGAGGCTCGCACCGGCCCGGTCGCCGCCGAGCGGACGATCGGGCCCTGACTCCAGCCCACGAGGCCGCCGACCTGGCTGGTCCCGGTCACCGATCCGTTCGCAGTCGCGTCGACGACCCCGCCCTCGGAGAGACGCCCGACGAGGCCGCCGACCTCGCGATCGCCGGTGACGGCGACGCTCGCGGAGGCGTTCCGAACCACGGTGTCACGAGCGGTCCCGACCAGCCCGCCGGCGGTCTCGCTCGCGGCGACGCGCCCGGTCGCGTGGGCCTCGGTAATCGAGGCGTTGTCGGCGTCTCTGACCAGTCCACCGCCGCTCTGAACCCCCTCGATCGTGACGTCGGCCGTCGCGCTATCTATCGTCCCGTCACGATGGGTCGCCACCAGACCGCCAGCGTTCGGCCTGTCGTGGTCGTCGAGACCGTCGGCCGGGCCAGCGAGCGAGATCTCACCGGTCGCCCGCACGTCCCGGAGCGTCCCCCGGTTTCGCCCGACGAGGCCGCCCGCGTGGCGGGGCGGCGCCGTCGTCGACAGCGCGAGGTCGACGCTGGTCGTACTCCCGACGATCGACCCGTCGGACCCGGCCACGAGGCCACCCGCCGTCGTGGCAGTGGTCACGTGCAACCGACCCGAGACGGTCACGCCCGCGATCGTGCCGTCGTTGTATTCGGCGAGCGTGCCCACACCGGTGGTGTCGACGCCCTCCAGCGAGAGATTCCGGACGGTCCCGTTCGCGCCGATCGTCCCCAGGAGCGCCGGATCGCTCGCAGCCGTCGAGAGGTTCGCGATCGCGTGGCCCTGGCCGTCGAGCGTGCCCTCGAAGGCCGGTGGATCGGTCCCGATCGGGTCGGTCTCGGCCCCGTCGAGGGTGAGATTTGCGGTCAGGACGTAGTGAGCGTCGGGATCGTCGGTGATCGCCGCCAGATCACCTGCCGTCTCGATCCGGTAGGGATCGTCGGCGGTGCCCGCGCCATCCAGCGGTCGGTCAGCACTCGCCGGCGCGGCCAGGCCGGCCAGGACGACCACGAGGACGACGAAGACCGCCCGTCGTGTCATCGTCGCCCTCCGCTCTGCGTGTCGTACTGCTCCTCGGGATCGACAGTGTCGCGTCGCTGCATGAGTTTCGAGAGGTGAAGGGGCTGAAAAAAGATTTTTCCAACAGCGTTCAGGTCAGTCCAGACTCTCTCTAGAGTTCCCCGATCGGTGAGTTGTCGACCGATCACGACCGGCCTCCCGGGCGTCCCAGTCGATCCAGTCGCGTTCCCACCCGGGCGGTCGCCGTCGGGCGGCGAACTCCCGATTTTCGCGATGCGTGCGGTTGGCCTCGACGGTGTCCGCGCGTTCGCCGTCGACGAGCATCGGGCGGACGCGAATCGGGCCATAGCGGTCGTGAACGCGGCCCTCGGGCCCGACGGCGACGAGCGCCGGGTCGTGGGTGCCCAGGGGCATGACGAGTCGACCGTCGGGGGCGAGCTGGTCGAGCAACGGTCGAGGCGGCCCGACGGCGGCGGCCTCCAGGAGGATGCGGTCGTAGGGGGCGTACGCCGGCAGGCCGTCGCTGCCCGATCGACAGTCGACGAGGACGTCGCGATAGCCCGCGGCGGCGAGATTCGACCGGGCCGCACCGACGAGGCGACGGTCGATGTCGACGGCCTGGACCGCGGTGGGATCGGCCAGTTCCGCGGCGAGCGCGGCGGTATAGCCGACACCCACGCCGACGACGAGGACGCTGTCCTCAGGCGTCACGGCCAGCGCTTCGAGCAGTCGAGCGGCGGTGCGGGGCGCGAACACGCGCGTTCCGAGGTGATCGAACGAGCGGTCGGCGTACGCGCGGGCGTCCTCGGGGAGAAACGCCTCGCGCGGAACCGCCCGCATCGCCAGCGAAACCGCCTCACTGACGACACAGCCTTTGGCCTCGTGTTCGAGGCCGTCGACCATGTCCTCGCGCTGGGCCGCCAGGTCCATGGCCCTACTCAGCACCGATCGATAATCAACGCCTCGCTTGGGGAGACCCGACCACCGGCCTCACCCACTCACGGCGCCGGCGCGTCCGACAGCGCCGACTGAAGCCGATCGATCGCCTGCTCGGCGGCGACGCGCTCGCGCTGGACGAGCCCCCACTGCAGGCGTCGCCGGTCGGTCGGGTCGAGTGCCACCCGGGCGACGGCGGCCTCGCGACGCCGTGAGTAGTCGTCCGAAAAGGCGAGCGCCCGCACGCGCTGGAGGGCCGCGACCGTCGCGTCGTCGGCGATCCGATCGACGACCGCGAGCAGTTCGCGCGTGCGATATCGGAGGTCGTCGGCCTCGGGTGGTGGCCACCCGACGGTCAGCGGCCCGGCGTCGAGTCGGCGGAGATAGCCCGTGTGCGGCCCGACCGCCCGTTTGAGTGCCCCCGGATCGTCGACGTAATGATCGAGTTTCGAGTGCGAATAGTCCGCGTACTCTCGGAGTGTGCCCAGCGGTTCGGTCCCGACGGGCGTCCGATCGACGTAGCGCTGGAGGTCGGCGGGCGGCGGATCGAGGTCGACCAGGGGGTACCACCGACAGTCGTCCAGCCAGTCGAGAAACTCCCTGGCCGACGCCGTCCGGCGAAAGGTCGCGAAGTCCGCTTCGATCCGGCGGTCGTAGTCGGTGATCGGCCGGGCGAGGCGGGCGACGTCCGCCGAGAGGTCGGCGTCGGCGTGGGCCTCCAGTGCCGCACACGCCTCGACGCGCTCGCGGAGGTCCTCGATCGCGCGCTCGATCGCGAAGCGCCGGCGACGGATGCGCTCGGCGGCGTCGCGGCGCTCGTCGAGGACGGCCACCCGGTCGGCGACGCCGGCGAGCGTCTCGCGGGCGGCCTCGAAATCCGACTCGGTCAACCGGCGCTGGTGGAGGCGCTCGTCGACGCTCTCGAAGGCCTCGCGTTCCGGGAGGTCGTCGTCCAGGTCCTCGAAGAAGGTCGCCAGCTCGTCCTGAAAGGTGAGATACGACTCGAAGTCGGCGTCGCCGACGGCGGTCTCGTCGTACTGATCGAGCAGCGCCGTCACCTCCTGGTGGGCCGCGGCGAGTGCCTGCAGATCACCGTCGGCGGCCCGAATGCGCTCTTGGGCGGCCTCGTGGTCTGCGACCGCCCGATCGAGGCTGGCGATCAGGCCCGCGGCCCGCGCCAACTGGGGTGACCGTCCGGGATCGACCATGAGTGTCAGTCGTCGTAGACCGCGTCGGGGTCGAACACCTGCTCTCCGACGACTTCACCGTCGAGCCGGCGGTGAAAACAGGATTCGTACCCCGTGTGACAGGCGCCGCCCTCCTGGTCGATGAGGTAGAGCAACGCGTCGCCGTCACAGTCGACGCGAATCTCTTCGACGTGCTGGACGTGCCCGCTGGACTCGCCTTTCTGCCAGAGCGCGTCTCGACTCCGCGAGTAGTAGTGGGCCAGTCCCGTCTCCCGGGTGCGTTCGAGCGCCTCGGGGGTCACGTACGCGAGCATGAGGACCGCGCCGCTCGATGCGTCCTGGGCGACCGCCGGGATGTACTCGACCTCGTCGAAGGCCAGATCGACCGCGTCGCTCATGGATGGAGTCGGGGCAGCGACGCTATGACTCTTGTGCGACTAGATCAGGCCGACGGCGTCCATCCCCCAGACCAGGAGGTCGCCCGCCGTCAGGCTCACCACCAGCCCCGCGACCATCGGCACGAGGAACGGGATGCCCGGCGAGACCCAGACCGTCTCGCGGTCGGCCTCGGTGAGCACGTCGAGCGCCCCTCGTAACTGCTCGGGTGTGGTGCCGTACGCGCCGCCGGCGTCGGTGAGGAATGTCTGAGCGCCCCACGGATCGAGTGGCTCGTCGGTCGCGGACGGGTCGCCTCGGGGAGGAGTCGGGGGCGACGCCGCGCCGTCCGTGGCGTCACCCGCGTCCGGCGTCCCGCCGTCGGTCCGGACCGACCCGTCGCCGGGATCGGCGGGCTGATCGGGGACACTCGCCGGGCGACGCGCCCGGTCGGGGTCGGCCCGGAGCGTCGCCAGATCGGTCTCGCGCCAGTCGAGATACATCCGGACGGCGTCGATGTCACAGCCCGCCCGGCTGAACCCCGCGGGCGTCTCCAGCAAGCGCCCGTGAGTCGTCGGGATGTCGGGGACGGCAACCGGACGACCGACGACCATCACCCACGAGACGCGACCCGCGAGGGCGTTGCGAACCGCGAGCGCGACCGGGTAGGCCAGCCCGGCGATCACGGTGTTGCCCAGGATCGTCAGCGCGAACAGCCCCGCCATCGGCTGATACAGTGGCAGCGTGAGGACCGCGGTCGCCCCGAGCCCGGGGATGGAGCCACCCACAAAGGCGTACGTCGGATACGTCGGGAAGAGCACCGCGAGCGTCATCAGGGCCTTCGCGTCGGCCCCGCCGAACGCACCGAACATCCAGAAGCCCAGCGCGAGCGGGACGATCAGGCCGAGGCTCAGCACGACCTGGATCGTAAAGAGCGGGCCCGTCGGCGTGCCGAGCAGTTGGGAGGCGTCCCACGCCAGGACGAGGACGCCGAGGGCGACCAGCGGTGGCCAGAGTCGATTCGTGACGCGTCGCGTGCGCACGTCACGCCAGGCCGCCCAGCCGAGAGCCGGGACGGCGATCAGGCGCAAGAGATCGGGCGCGGACGCGTCGATCACGGTCAAGGTTGGACGGGCCGTCCCTAAGCGGTTTCGGCCACCGACCAGCAGTTTGAACTGAGTGGCCCTCCCCGAATCCGGTATGTACCTCCGTCCCGTCGGCTGGCGGATCGTCGGCGCGGCGGTCGCGCTGGTCGTCGCGGGCGTCGTCGCCGCCCGGCCGCTCGCCGTCGCGGGGGCCGCCGGGATCGTCGCGATCGGCCTCGTCGTCCAGGTGAGCGTGGTGTTCGCCGGCCGGCGGGCCCGGGCGGCCCTCGACGTCGCGTTCGATCCCGACCGCGTCCGGGTGACCGCGGGGTCGACCGCCGAGACGACGGTGACGGTCGCGACCGCCGCCCCGATCGGCGCCGATCTGTCCGTCGAACTCGTCGTGCCGGCGGGGCTCACGTGTCGGCCGGCGACCGTCGCCGTGCCCGCCGGCGAGCGCCAGACGACGGTGCCGGTGACGATCGAGACGAGGGAAGCGGGCACCTACGCGATCGATGCGGCCCGGGTCAGCCTCACCGACCGGATCGACACCGTCGGCCTCGCGTTCACACACCGGGTCGACGCCGCGGTCACGGTGACCGCCGCGGACGCGACGCTCGCGGGCGGCGAGGGCGGGCACGGCGACGACCGCTCGGAGGCTGGCGACCGCCGCGGCCTCGAACCCGGCCGGATCCGGCCGTACGTCGCGGGCGACCCCGTCACGCGGATCGACTGGAAGACCAGCGCGCGCCACGACGACCGCCTGGTGCGCGATCCGGTCCACCGCGGGGGCCGACCGCTGACGATCGTGTTCGATCGCCGGACCGTCCCCGGGCACGAGACGGCGTTCCGCCGGCGTCGCGAGGCGGCACTCGCGGTGCTCGGTGGGGCGACCGGATCGAACGACCGCGCGACGGTGACACTCGTCGACGAGAGCGGCCGGACGACACTCGACTCGGGACGAGACAGCCCCGAGACCACCCTCCAGCGGACCCGGCCCGCCGAGCGGGTCGACTGGCCCACCGATCCCGGTCGACCGCTGGCCGACCGCTCGCTGCCGCCCGCCGAGACGACGTTCGACCGGGCGATCGAGCCGTTCACCCATCCCGGCCCGGTCGACGACCCGCTCTCGGCCGCCGTCGACGCCGCGACCCGGCACGGCGATCGGTCACGGATCGCCGTACTCACCGAAGACGCCGACCCACAGGCGGTCCGTCGGGCGGCCCGCATCGCGGACGCGCGCGGTCACCGGACGACCGTGCTGTGCTCGCCGGTCCGCGGTGACGACCGCCTCCGGGATGACCTCGATCGGTTCGACAACGTCGAGTGTGCGTGGATCGACGGCGAGCACCCCAGAGCTCTCGCCGGAGGTGAGCGACGATGACCGGCGTCCACGATCGGATGAACGGGGTCTTCGAGCGGGCGAGCGAGTCCGTCGGGCGTATCTCGCCCGCGCGCGTACGCCAGCGACTGGATCGGCGCACCGCCGCCGGCGGTGGCCTCGCGACCCTGGGGCTCGCGGCGGTCGCCGGCGGACTGAGTGCTGGCCGCACCGACCCCGAATGGCTCGCGGTCGTCGCGGCGAGCACCGTCGTCGCCCTGGGTCTGTATCTCGTCGGCTGGGGGCTGATCGCGGTCGTGATCGCCCAGATCGCGGTCGCAGCGGTCGACCCCGGCCTCGCCCGATTGGCCGGTCTCGAAGCGGCTATCGTCGCACTCACAGTCGGGGCGCTGCTCGCGCGCGGTCTCGACCGCCGGACGATCGCACTCGCGATCGTCGCGGCGAGCGTCGCGGCGACCGCGGTGCTCGCGGCCCAGTCGATCGCCCCACCGTGGGCGCTGGCCGCCGGGGTGGGCCTCGTCGCGGTGGGACTCGCCGGCCTCGTCCATCGCGTCGCCGTCGTCACCGTGGGTGATCCGGAATGAGCGCGGCCGACCGGGATCGGCGGAACGACCGGGCCGTCACGCTCGGGTTCGTCGCCGTCGGCGTGATCGCCGCGGCCGCCGCGGCCGCAGTGCCGGCGAACCGATCGGTGCTGATCGCGCTCGCGGGCACGGCCTGGCTGGGCGCGCTGCTCACCCGACTCGTCGTGCGGACGCCCGGCCATCCCGCGCTGGTGGCCGAGAGCGTCCACGCCGCTCACGCGAGCACGATCGACCGCCTCGCGATGGAACTCGATCTGGCGGGCCCCGCGGTGTACGTCCCGACCGGGACGGACGTGCGACTGTACGTCGCCCGAACCGACGGGCCACTGCCCGACGACGTCTCGGACGCGCTCGTGACCGATGCGGGGGCGCGCGGCCTGTCGGTCGCGCCCGTCGGCGCGGCGCTGCTCGCCCGCCTGGACGACCCGCGATCGGCGGAGTCGACCGACGAGCGGATCCGCCGGCTGACCGAAGCGATCGTCGACCGGTTCGAACTCGCGGGCGGGATCGACGTGGACCGCGACGGTGAGTGCGTGACGGTCACGGTCACCGACGCCTCGATCGAGGATCTGGGTCGGCGCGACCACCCGATCGGCTCCGTGCTCGCGGTCGGCCTGGCCGAACACCTCGACCGGCCCGTCCGGGTGCGCGTCGAGGGCGACCGCGTGATCTGTTCGTGGGATCGACCGGTAGATTCTAACACCGACTCGTCGTAGGCCTCGGCGTGTCGACACACCGTCGGACCGGGTTCGTGACCGGCGTCGTCGGCTGGACAGCCGCGCTGCTGGTCGTCCTGGTCGCACTCGACGCCTATTCCGCGGAGCTGTTTTTCGTCGTCGCGCTGATCGGCCTGCTGGTCGTGACCGAACTCACCGCGCCCGTCGCGGTCCGCCCGCCCTGGCGGCGTCGGGTGCGCTGGCTGGTCGTCGCCGGCCTGGTCGTGTTCGGTCTGATCGTCCTCCGGCGCGTGCTGACGATCCTGGAGGGGTCACTGTGAACGAGCGATGGCTCCGGATCGCGCTCGCCGTCGTCGCCGTCGCCGTGCTGGTGGTGCTCGTCGCGACGACCGCGAGTTCGACCGTGACCTTCGATCCGTACAACCCCGACTGGAACGGCACCAGCGAGTTTCGAGCGCTGGCGGCCGAACAGGGCAGTGCCGAGTTGATCACCGACGCGTCCGCCTACGATGGCCTGGACGCCGATCGATCGGTCGTGTTCGTCCTCGCCCCCGAACAGCCACACTACGCCCGTAGCGGCCAGGCGATGCAGTCGTACATGGACCGCGGCGGGACGGTCGTCGTCGCGGGCGACCGCGGTCGGTCGGCGGACTGGCTGGTCCAGAACCTCACCCGGTATCGCATCGATCGAACGCCCGTTCGAGACCTCGCCGCGTTCACCGAGGGGACCGCGCTCCCGCTGGTCCACCCGCCCGCCGACCGCCCGATCGACGGGGTCGATTCGGTCGCGACGAATCTGCCCGGATCGATCGACAACGTCCCCGACGAGCAGCGCGTGCTGGTCACCGCCTCGACCGCGTTCCGCGACGCCGACGGTGACGGCGAACCCGACGACGACGAACCGCTCGGCCCCTTCACCGTGGCCGCGACCCAGTCGGTCGGTGACGGGCGCATGATCGTCCTGGCCGACCCGAGTCTGTTCATCGATAGCATGCTCGACCGGGCGGACAACCGCGCGTTCGTCACCCACCTGTTTGGCGACGCCGACAGGGTCGTCATCGATCGGAGTCACGCGACGAGTGGACGCCCGCCGCTGTACGCGGCGCTGGACGTGCTCAGATCGTCGCCAGCGGCACAGATTCTGGTGTTCGGCGCGGTCGCGATCGGACTGGCCGCGATCGTGGGCTGGACGCGTCGTTAGCGATCGCGGAGCCAGCGCAGCGCCGCGCGGTGAGCCTCGATCGCGCGGTCGTCGACCCGATCGAGGGCGTACGCCTGTCGTTCGTACGCCCGCGCGATCGCCGCGACGACCGCCGCCCGCCGGCCCGACAGTTCCGCACGCGCCTGACTGGCGGTCTCGCGCGGGGTCAACGCCGGGTGGCTCCCCGGAACGGACTCCCGCGCGGCGCGATACAGCCACGCCAGCGAGGCGGCGTCGACGACGCCAGCGTCGGCGCCGTCGGCCGACGTCCCGCTCGGGGTCGGCCCGGGCGACCCGCCCGATCGCCGCCAGACCGCTCCGAGCGCGCCGACCGCCAGGATTGCGAGCAGTCCGATCGGCAGCCATCGGGGCGTCGCGGGGAGCGCCCCGCCGGCGTCGGGCAGCGACACGCGCGTCTCGGTGGGTCCGAGTGCGCCCGTCGCCGCTCGATAGGCGACGGTGACGGACCCACTCCGGCCGGCCACCGAGACGTCGAACGCCCCCTGTGCGTCGGTCGTGACCGTCCGGTCGACGCCGCCGATCACGACCTCGCGGTCGGGCAGCGGCCGCCCGTCGGCGGTCGTCAGCCGACCCGTGAGTCGGCCGTCCTCGACGGACGCCGTGAGACGCGTCGGCGTCCGCTCGACAGAGAGCTCCTCGACGACCTCGGTCGCGGCCACCGCGCGGTCGGTCGCCGTCATCGCCACACGAAGCTGGCGATCACCGGGTTCGATTGCCGGGGGAAGCCGTCCGGACAGCGCCACCGTACCGTTCGCGGCGGTCTCGCCCGTGGCGATCGGCTCGTCCGCGACGAACGCCCGCACCGGCGCGTCGGCCACTGGCTCGCCGTCGATCTGGACCGTCGCCGTGACCGACACGCGGTCACGGTAGCCGACCGTCGGGACGTCACCGACGAGAATCGCCGGCTCTCGCGACCGAATCGTGATCCCGACGGTCGCCACACTCGCGGCGTAGGGGCGCTCGGGAGCGGGCTGGAACGCCACCTCGCGGTCGTGGTCGCCGGCGGTCAGCCACAGCGGGCGGTGCTCGATCGAGACGACCGAGCCGTTCCAGGCGGCCGACGTCACCGGTCGCCCGTCGATCGTGACGGTGCCGTCGTCCGGCGAGAGCGCGCCGTCGGGGCCGGTGAGTCGAACCCGCATCGAGAGTGGGTCGGTCGGTCCGGCCGCGCTGTCGGCGTCGAGCACCGTCAGCTCCGTGGGCTCGAACGAGCGGTCGAGTTCGTCACCGACGCGCCCCGTCGCGTCCCGTGTGAGCGCCGCGACGCGGTCGCTCGCCCCGCCGGTGTCGACGCCCGACCGGTTGAGCGCCTCGTAGCCCGACTGGACGCGCTCGCTCTGGGTCGCCAGCGAGCGATTGAGTCGTTCGGCCCGCCGCAGCGCTTCTCGCGCGGCGGTCTCGT belongs to Halococcoides cellulosivorans and includes:
- a CDS encoding COG1361 family protein — encoded protein: MRVGVAVVVGCLFVLALGSVGAGAATPSDWNGTHHVPPEAAGEPTDQSELSTRLLASLEGRLANSSESLASGDFAAAREALGDDFDRDLDRYRELAERADDEDRAEIAASIDLTRSEQRRLAATGRDLQNATQEYRQARERGNETAAREALRRAERLNRSLATQSERVQSGYEALNRSGVDTGGASDRVAALTRDATGRVGDELDRSFEPTELTVLDADSAAGPTDPLSMRVRLTGPDGALSPDDGTVTIDGRPVTSAAWNGSVVSIEHRPLWLTAGDHDREVAFQPAPERPYAASVATVGITIRSREPAILVGDVPTVGYRDRVSVTATVQIDGEPVADAPVRAFVADEPIATGETAANGTVALSGRLPPAIEPGDRQLRVAMTATDRAVAATEVVEELSVERTPTRLTASVEDGRLTGRLTTADGRPLPDREVVIGGVDRTVTTDAQGAFDVSVAGRSGSVTVAYRAATGALGPTETRVSLPDAGGALPATPRWLPIGLLAILAVGALGAVWRRSGGSPGPTPSGTSADGADAGVVDAASLAWLYRAARESVPGSHPALTPRETASQARAELSGRRAAVVAAIARAYERQAYALDRVDDRAIEAHRAALRWLRDR
- a CDS encoding DUF58 domain-containing protein; amino-acid sequence: MYLRPVGWRIVGAAVALVVAGVVAARPLAVAGAAGIVAIGLVVQVSVVFAGRRARAALDVAFDPDRVRVTAGSTAETTVTVATAAPIGADLSVELVVPAGLTCRPATVAVPAGERQTTVPVTIETREAGTYAIDAARVSLTDRIDTVGLAFTHRVDAAVTVTAADATLAGGEGGHGDDRSEAGDRRGLEPGRIRPYVAGDPVTRIDWKTSARHDDRLVRDPVHRGGRPLTIVFDRRTVPGHETAFRRRREAALAVLGGATGSNDRATVTLVDESGRTTLDSGRDSPETTLQRTRPAERVDWPTDPGRPLADRSLPPAETTFDRAIEPFTHPGPVDDPLSAAVDAATRHGDRSRIAVLTEDADPQAVRRAARIADARGHRTTVLCSPVRGDDRLRDDLDRFDNVECAWIDGEHPRALAGGERR
- a CDS encoding DUF7118 family protein — protein: MVDPGRSPQLARAAGLIASLDRAVADHEAAQERIRAADGDLQALAAAHQEVTALLDQYDETAVGDADFESYLTFQDELATFFEDLDDDLPEREAFESVDERLHQRRLTESDFEAARETLAGVADRVAVLDERRDAAERIRRRRFAIERAIEDLRERVEACAALEAHADADLSADVARLARPITDYDRRIEADFATFRRTASAREFLDWLDDCRWYPLVDLDPPPADLQRYVDRTPVGTEPLGTLREYADYSHSKLDHYVDDPGALKRAVGPHTGYLRRLDAGPLTVGWPPPEADDLRYRTRELLAVVDRIADDATVAALQRVRALAFSDDYSRRREAAVARVALDPTDRRRLQWGLVQRERVAAEQAIDRLQSALSDAPAP
- a CDS encoding protein-L-isoaspartate O-methyltransferase family protein, yielding MDLAAQREDMVDGLEHEAKGCVVSEAVSLAMRAVPREAFLPEDARAYADRSFDHLGTRVFAPRTAARLLEALAVTPEDSVLVVGVGVGYTAALAAELADPTAVQAVDIDRRLVGAARSNLAAAGYRDVLVDCRSGSDGLPAYAPYDRILLEAAAVGPPRPLLDQLAPDGRLVMPLGTHDPALVAVGPEGRVHDRYGPIRVRPMLVDGERADTVEANRTHRENREFAARRRPPGWERDWIDWDAREAGRDRSTTHRSGNSRESLD
- a CDS encoding A24 family peptidase; this translates as MIDASAPDLLRLIAVPALGWAAWRDVRTRRVTNRLWPPLVALGVLVLAWDASQLLGTPTGPLFTIQVVLSLGLIVPLALGFWMFGAFGGADAKALMTLAVLFPTYPTYAFVGGSIPGLGATAVLTLPLYQPMAGLFALTILGNTVIAGLAYPVALAVRNALAGRVSWVMVVGRPVAVPDIPTTHGRLLETPAGFSRAGCDIDAVRMYLDWRETDLATLRADPDRARRPASVPDQPADPGDGSVRTDGGTPDAGDATDGAASPPTPPRGDPSATDEPLDPWGAQTFLTDAGGAYGTTPEQLRGALDVLTEADRETVWVSPGIPFLVPMVAGLVVSLTAGDLLVWGMDAVGLI
- a CDS encoding DUF4350 domain-containing protein, producing the protein MNERWLRIALAVVAVAVLVVLVATTASSTVTFDPYNPDWNGTSEFRALAAEQGSAELITDASAYDGLDADRSVVFVLAPEQPHYARSGQAMQSYMDRGGTVVVAGDRGRSADWLVQNLTRYRIDRTPVRDLAAFTEGTALPLVHPPADRPIDGVDSVATNLPGSIDNVPDEQRVLVTASTAFRDADGDGEPDDDEPLGPFTVAATQSVGDGRMIVLADPSLFIDSMLDRADNRAFVTHLFGDADRVVIDRSHATSGRPPLYAALDVLRSSPAAQILVFGAVAIGLAAIVGWTRR
- the hisI gene encoding phosphoribosyl-AMP cyclohydrolase, with translation MSDAVDLAFDEVEYIPAVAQDASSGAVLMLAYVTPEALERTRETGLAHYYSRSRDALWQKGESSGHVQHVEEIRVDCDGDALLYLIDQEGGACHTGYESCFHRRLDGEVVGEQVFDPDAVYDD